The stretch of DNA CAAGCGCGGATCCTCATGGAGGAGAAGCTGCAGAAGAATTACGAGGCTTTGCTGGAGAGCTGCGAGAGGGAAAAGCAGGTTTTAATACGGAGTCTGAAGGAGGTGGAGGATAAGGCCAACGAGTATGAGAACCAGCTGCAAAATAACGAGCAGCAAATGGAGATTCTGCAGAAGGAGAAGCTGAGTGCAAAGTTTGAAGGCAGCGAGCTTGTCCAccagctggaggagcagctggtGATGAAGGAGGCCAGCATCCAGAAACTCGCAGAGCACATCAAGGAGCTCGAAAGAGAGAGAGACCAGATCAAATGTCGGTTCCACGAGCTCATGAATCAGGTTGCCGAGTCGGATAACGAAGTTGCAAAGCTGCAAGCAAAGTTGAAAATGGAAGAGACCAACTACCACAATCTGCAGCAATCGTTCGAGGAGGTGTCAGATCAGTTCCAGGGTGTGCAGAAggtgctgaaagaaaaagaagaagagctGAGACATGTTAAGGAAATGCACTTGAGAATTGTGGAGAAGAAAGATCAAGATCTCAGTGAGGCTTTGGTTAAAATGGTTGCTTTAGATAACAGTCTAGAGGAGACTAAAGTAAAGCTGAAGGCCAAGGAGGAGGCTTTAAAGAAATTAGCTAGTGTAGGCACAGGTCCATGTGCTGAGGAGGTGGAAGACCTTGGCCCCAGTCTCGAGGCTGACGAAAGTCATTCATCCCAACTGGGGCAGCCTCTGCAAACTCAGGATGTCCTCCCAGCTCTGACTTACgcactgaaggaggaggaggaggatgaggttCTTGAGACCAGCCAGGGGCAAGCAGAGGAATTCGGCTCCCCGTCCAAAGCTGTAGAGCTGCAGGATCAGGAGTTAGTTCAGAAAGCCTTAGCAAAGCCTGATGTAGGAATTATAGGGGCCAAGAGGCAAAGAATCCGTTTCTCGAGCATCCAGTGCCAAAAATACATCCATCCAGATGGATCAGAGAAAAACTGGACAAGTAGTACCTCTTCAGACACCAGCCAAGACAGGTCGCTGTCCGAAGAAAGCATGTCATCAGAGCCAGCTCTTGGTTACCCATCATCAGGGACAAGTGACTCTGAGACCTATCTCTCAATCATTCATTCCCTGGAAACCAAACTTTATATTACAGAGGAAAAACTCAAAGACGTAACGATGAAGCTTGAAAGCCAGCATGGCCATAATCAGGAGACGCTCATCGCCCTCCATCATCAGTGGGCCAGCACAGAGTCTCAGCTGCGGGAACAACTTCAGACCAGCTTGTCCCAAGTCGGTGCTTTGATCTCACAGCTGGAGAGTGAGAGGCAGGAAAAGTTCAAGCTCATAGAAAATCACGTTAGCGAGCTGGGAGgtttccaaatgaaaaatgatCAAGCGCTGACTTGCTTAGAGAAGTGCAGGGAGCAACTAAGATCTTTGCCCAAATCAGACAAGGAAAAAGAGGGTGATTTGTTCCTTGTTACTCTGTCCAGCATGGAAACGACCTTATCAAACGCAATTCAAGCCTTGAGAGGGGCGCCAGTCCCATCGGAGTATCAGCAGAGGGAAAGCCTTATCGCGGAAAGCCCCGCTCCAGAAGGAGGTTTTTTGGGAGAAGAGGAGCACGTCTCCAAGGAGCAGCGAGAGGAAATGTTTGACGCCGGCCAGCTGAAATGGCTTTCTGAGAGAGTGGCATTTGAGGCCTCTCTCATCAACCAAATAGCGGAGTCTTTGAAGAATGCAAGCTCTGAGATATCTCAGCTTCTGAGAGAGATCCAGGGAACGGCTGAGGCGGTTTTGTTGGAGCCGGCAAATGTTTCTCATACAGCAGTCGACTTGGCCAGCGTCCTATCTaagaagctgctgctggaaggggaGTTCTGGAGCCAGGTGGAGGAGCTGAGAGTGCACTTGAGCACCAGGGAAGGAGAAGCCGAGGGCAAAACAGAAACGACGGGTTTGGGCTTTTCTCCATGTTTTCTCAGTGCTGTAGCAGATGCTACATTGATCAAGGCAGAACTTGAGTTTGTCgcacagaaaatgagagaatctTTTCATCGGAGATTAAAAACAATCGAAGAAGACCTCCATAATACCAAAACAGCTCTCCAGCAGCATAAATGCATGTTGGAGGAGATCATCAAAGCATACAGGACTCCTGATTTTGACAGAGTTATGCACCAGATTTCTGAAGCACTTGAAATTCAAAAAGATGCTTCAGAAAGAACCCAGATCTCCTGGGACGGGAGCTGTCTCCAAATGGTGCCGGGTCAGGAATTAGCCAAGACGGAGGAGATTGGCAGCCTGCCGGACCGTAGTAGTGAAGCTCTTGTTTCCATTCAGGAAGATCTTGCCCAACAGCTAAAGGACAAATCAAATGTTCTGAAGGAAATATCTGTTGCCTTACTCTCTCTGCCTCCTGAGGAGGCAATGAGAGACTGTCAGAAGCTCCTGAAGATATCTCAGAGTCTTTCATATCATTCGTGCATGGGAGACCTTGAACGGTATTCCTCTTTGTTAGTCCAAGATGCAATTGTTCAGGCTCAGGTTTGTTATGCCGCTTGCAAAGTCCGACTGGAGTATGAGAGAGAGCTGAAGTCCTACAAGGAGTCCTTGCAGAGCATGGACGCGCTCTGCCAAGAGCGCGTGAAGACGGTCTCTCTCCTTCGGGACGAGTACGAAGACTTGCTTAGAAAGCAGCAGGGTGAGTACGGTGAGGTGATCGCCATGCTTGAACGGGAGAACGCCGATCTCAAAGCAAAGGTGTCCCAGCTTGACAGTCAGCGAAGGCTCTTGGAGGAAGAAGAGCATAAACACAGCAAGAGCTTGAGTGAATTGCAGGGACGGTATGAGGAGGAGATTCGAAACGTGATAGAGCAACTAAACAGGACAGAGGATGCTCTGAAGGCCGAGAGGACGGAGGGCCTCAACCAGCTGGATGCCATCGTCCGTGACAAGCAGAACATGGAGCGGTATCACCTGGAGCAGATGCAAATGCTGGAGGACAAGTTCCAGGCCAAGATCAAGGAGCTGCAGGTCATTCACGGCGAGGAGCTGCAGGCGTTGCAGGAGCACTATAGCCAGAACCTGCAGCGCCTGCAGGAGACCCTGGACGAGTACCAGAGGCAGCACCCGGAGGTGTCCCCCGCGGTGGGCCCGGGTGGTGGGGACGCCTGGGCGGCCGGTGAGGCGGGTGGCACCGGGCAGGGCCCCGGCAGCGACCTGGACTCCATGCACGGCCTGAGGGAGCGCATCCAGGAGCTGGAGGCCCAGATGAACATCATGAGGGATGAGCTGGAGAACAAGCATCTGGAGGGGAACGCTTCCACCTTGAgggaaaaataccagaaagacTTTGAAAACTTAAAGGTCTTGATACGTTTAACGCTTTCCGCTTTCCGCTGCCGAGTGTACGGGAGGGTGCGTTCGGTCCCAGGGTTCACTTGCCGAACCGAGGGGTGTCCCCCGAAAGAGCCAGCACGCCGAAGCAAGCCCCCGAGTGTTAGAAAGGCCTCTGTAAAGCATGGCATTTCCCTTTTCTCCGTGCTGGGGTATTCTAAATGCGTTGCTGAGGGTCTCAGTGGGAGGGTTGATCAGTGGAGGCGGTCTCTGcctgtggagggagggagggtttCGAAGTAGCTTGATAATTTCACGTTATCCTTCAATACGAAGACCGTAGTGTCTCTCCTCCTACCTGAGGGGTACGTTTTGTTCGTGACTTCCCTTTAAAAGCATTCCTCGACTCTGTCTTTCCCAGTCTGATCAAATCTCCAGTCTGTCTTTGCTGCCCTCAAAAATGTAAGATGAAATGGAAACTTAATGCTCTCAAAATGGATGTTCCTGGGGAAAGTAGCTGCAAACGGATGCCAAATTCTGCAGCAAAGCAAAACTCCTCTGCACGAGGCTGGGAGGAGAAGCACCCTGGTGTTGCACACCAGCGATTCTTTACACAACAAACAGTGCACAGTTACGGGAAACCCAGGCTAGGTGCAGAAAAACCCAGTGGCAATGAAGTGCCCGCGTTCAGATTGCTCCACCAGTCAGGACTGGCTGTAAAACTAGCCTGAGATGGTAAGGCATCTAAAAAAACCtcttgggtttggtgttttgctTTTGATCGGAGAGCATTTCCAGGTAGGAAGCGGGTTTAGGGCAGTAGAGGACTCCCGGCAGCACCCAGGGAGGCTTCCAGGTAGCCGAAAGGGCAGCGATGCAGGCGGCAGGCAGGGGCCATGGCGCCGGGGCTTTCATGGAGCAGTCGTTCTTCAGAGTCAGCAAAAATGCGGGAGAGCCTCCTTCCAGCCGCGAGATCTTCAGCGCGCATTCGGGCTGGGGGTAAAGCATGGCTCAACTCTAGCCAAAAGCTGATTTTAGCCTGGGGAGAGCAGTagttctgctgcatcccatcAGGGGTGAATCGGGTGTCGAGgggagggagagctgctggggagaTGGGAAGGAAGCGGTGGTGTTCACTGAACGCTATCTCCTCCACCTTAACTCTTAGGAAGGAAAAACCCTTCTTGAACCCCCCGCTCAGGTCAGCGGGACACAGGGGTAACGCCTTGTCCTGCGAGCCGGGCACCAAACAGGGCACTTGTACCGGGGGATGTTCTTGCTTTGGAAGAAGCAAAAAGGCTAGAACCAAAATAGAGGCTGAAAAATAATGGCAAGCAATGAACCTGACCTCCCGCCTCTGTTTTCAGCTTTGTTCTGCCAAGCTTGCAGTTTGGGAAGGCAAGCAGCACCTTCTGGGCAGAGCGGTCCAGGAGAGCAGAGCGAACCGGCCTCTCTCTGCGCCTCTGTAGgaagcagagggacagacggCAAAATACAAAGTTCCCCTGGTTAGAAAGTTAACCAGGGGATTGCAAACCTGTCCGATTTACAGGTTAAAATGTGCTCAATTCTTCTCTTTTGAAGCTGATGGAGAACGTAACATCAGTAACACGAGATACTGGTTTGTACATGTCCAAATGCCCTGGACTTATAGCAATGCATTTACAATACATTAAATACTGAATCTACAGCCAGACCTATGGAGGAGCATTCACCATTTTCCTCCAGCATTAGAGGCGTAATGAAGAATCCTGCAAGGCTGCTTCGTGCCTCTCCGTAGTCAGCCAAGCCCAGGCAGGTTCTGGCATCGAGTTatgagtttcaaaaaaaaaaaaggctgagaaaatGAAGAATGCCTCAGGATTCAAACTTAACAGGGAGGAATAAAAGCACCAGAGCTGAAAATTGGGAGTGAGAATGGCACAGGGTACAGAGCATTAGACAACAAAGTGATGCTGAAGAGTGTATGTTAGTGTAGGTAACGGGTGTTAGACTGTCATGAGCACTTTTGTCACTGGGGGAGCGAATTTGTCCCCCTTAAATTTCCCAGTGGCTCCCTAGGTGACAGTTCTAGCTTCCCGTGGAAAACATGAGTGTGAATCAAGAAGAAATCTGTTGAAATCAGGAAATAAAGCCAGCCTGTAACATTAAGAGGGAGAAAAGCCTGGTGCAGAGCTTGGCATCAGGGTTGCCCCCCGATGTCTGATGGGGCTTGTGCACCACATCCCTGCTGCGttccccttcccagctcctggCCCGAGCCTGCCTGTGGCTTTGCTGtcccacctctgtcctgcagccgTGTGTCTGTCCAGGGTCCCGATGTGCTTGGCAGGGCTGGCGGCTGAACTGGAAACAGGCTTTTGCATTTGTCCCGCTGCAGGGGCAGGAGCGGGGTCTGTGCCCGGGGCAGGACCGGGTTGGAATTCAGGATCTCACGGCTGGTGACTCCTGAATCCCCCGAGCCCTGCTGGGGGGGCCTGAGTTCACTCCTAGTAATTCAATTAGCAAATAATTGCCCGTGCAGCATTTGAAGCGACACTTGGTTGGGAATTAAGGTCCTGTTGCTGTCACGAGTCATTTGTTTTCCACCCCAGAGGTGGCAAAATCAGGCATTGCAAAAGAGAGCAGAAGGGGCACAGTAGGCTGCTTTGGTGTTTTTAACATACATTTGCATTCCCCAGTCGGGTCTGACCCCAGACCTACCTTGTCCTTCCCTTT from Calonectris borealis chromosome 16, bCalBor7.hap1.2, whole genome shotgun sequence encodes:
- the MPRIP gene encoding myosin phosphatase Rho-interacting protein isoform X6, with translation MHKDSSSRDVGRGAEKSGRPLSFKASRQYTTLADVPKAIRISNREAFQVERKRLERRTRARSPGREEVARLFGNERRRSQVIEKFEALDIENAEHMETNVSAGAALSSETRQGRSEKRVFPRKRDFTCEGAAVGSILDVSASPLSPHRRAKSLDRRSTESSMTPDLLNFKKGWLTKQYEDGQWKKHWFVLTDQSLRYYRDSVAEEAADLDGEIDLSTCYDVTEYPVQRNYGFQIHTKEGEFTLSAMTSGIRRNWIQTIMKHVRPTTAPDVTSSLPEEKSKTSSSFETGPKPSEKPDVEQAELDPEQKRSRARERRREGRSKTFDWAEFRPIQQALAQERANAADSSKSGSAAFPRDTSATDADLGELERERARRREERRKRFEMIDAVDGAGSEEALRMEVDRILPVPADIKPQNVHVEIEQRWHQVETTPLREEKQIPIAPLHLAHTEDRDEGLAKQHLTTLLEKELEQKQKEALELLEQNRHLQDQLKVALGREQSAREGYVLQTEVAASPSGAWQRLHKVNQDLQSELEAQCQRQELINQQIQSLKRSYAEAKDVIRHHEAEIQSLQARLSNAAAELSIKEQTLAKLKSDLRSEKEKAKEQLEEWQHGEATLSSQLKASEQKLKSAEALLLEKTQELRDLEMQQALQRDHQKEVQRLQDRIADLSRQLNASEQARILMEEKLQKNYEALLESCEREKQVLIRSLKEVEDKANEYENQLQNNEQQMEILQKEKLSAKFEGSELVHQLEEQLVMKEASIQKLAEHIKELERERDQIKCRFHELMNQVAESDNEVAKLQAKLKMEETNYHNLQQSFEEVSDQFQGVQKVLKEKEEELRHVKEMHLRIVEKKDQDLSEALVKMVALDNSLEETKVKLKAKEEALKKLASVGTGPCAEEVEDLGPSLEADESHSSQLGQPLQTQDVLPALTYALKEEEEDEVLETSQGQAEEFGSPSKAVELQDQELVQKALAKPDVGIIGAKRQRIRFSSIQCQKYIHPDGSEKNWTSSTSSDTSQDRSLSEESMSSEPALGYPSSGTSDSETYLSIIHSLETKLYITEEKLKDVTMKLESQHGHNQETLIALHHQWASTESQLREQLQTSLSQVGALISQLESERQEKFKLIENHVSELGGFQMKNDQALTCLEKCREQLRSLPKSDKEKEGDLFLVTLSSMETTLSNAIQALRGAPVPSEYQQRESLIAESPAPEGGFLGEEEHVSKEQREEMFDAGQLKWLSERVAFEASLINQIAESLKNASSEISQLLREIQGTAEAVLLEPANVSHTAVDLASVLSKKLLLEGEFWSQVEELRVHLSTREGEAEGKTETTGLGFSPCFLSAVADATLIKAELEFVAQKMRESFHRRLKTIEEDLHNTKTALQQHKCMLEEIIKAYRTPDFDRVMHQISEALEIQKDASERTQISWDGSCLQMVPGQELAKTEEIGSLPDRSSEALVSIQEDLAQQLKDKSNVLKEISVALLSLPPEEAMRDCQKLLKISQSLSYHSCMGDLERYSSLLVQDAIVQAQVCYAACKVRLEYERELKSYKESLQSMDALCQERVKTVSLLRDEYEDLLRKQQGEYGEVIAMLERENADLKAKVSQLDSQRRLLEEEEHKHSKSLSELQGRYEEEIRNVIEQLNRTEDALKAERTEGLNQLDAIVRDKQNMERYHLEQMQMLEDKFQAKIKELQVIHGEELQALQEHYSQNLQRLQETLDEYQRQHPEVSPAVGPGGGDAWAAGEAGGTGQGPGSDLDSMHGLRERIQELEAQMNIMRDELENKHLEGNASTLREKYQKDFENLKATCERGFAAMEETHQKKIEDLQRQHQRELEKLREEKDRLLAEETAATISAIEAMKNAHREELERELEKSQRSQISSVNADIEALRRQYLEELQSVQRELEVLSEQYSQKCLENAHLAQALEAERQALRQCQRENQELNAHNQELNNRLAAEITRLRTLLTGEGGGEAAGSPLTQGKDAYELEVLLRVKESEIQYLKQEISSLKDELQTALRDKKYASDKYKDIYTELSIVKAKADCDISRLKEQLKAATEAQGEKSPVNTTVSGYDIMKSKSNPDFLKKDRSSVSRQLRNIRSKSLKEGLTVQERLKLFESRDLKKD